From a single Thalassophryne amazonica chromosome 7, fThaAma1.1, whole genome shotgun sequence genomic region:
- the LOC117513349 gene encoding sperm acrosome membrane-associated protein 6, translating into MYAIALRFICVSLLFGFTFCCYYCFIDVYDSYDICRGFIETEYQTQSVDSCMEMLNRVFNHNQTVIEAGTVGVGYDTQLKELMEAQVALLKEEFVGQRNYDTVYEKKLQMAANNFVAAASKLPRAHGCFPPCGIQGVDKDYNCSTCMYNPCNYPLDCPIQDVEVMETDRTRMWCNVQFQLPKDIMVIWRFAQGVKTQVTDEFEEVTVGTDRLYSILFAYPEQEGTYQCEIYSQDIPIVKVYFYVTVTPSPAEARREELQELFDLYLLPGGLLVPETDDPPQQPPLSPVLLTACLTSVMLLLFLSLGALFLLPPAGNIHFAEQAGADKNI; encoded by the exons ATGTACGCGATTGCTTTGCGGTTCATATGTGTTAGCTTGTTGTTCGGCTTCACTTTTTGCTGCTATTATTGTTTTATCGACGTGTACGACAGCTATGACATTTGTCGCGGTTTCATTGAGACAGAATACCAAACTCAATCTGTTGACAGCTGCATGGAGATGCTAAACCGAGTATTCAACCACAATCAGACCGTTATTGAGGCTGGGACAGTGG GCGTTGGCTATGATACACAGCTGAAAGAACTTATGGAGGCACAGGTGGCGCTCCTCAAGGAGGAATTTGTTGGGCAGCGAAATTATG ACACAGTGTATGAGAAAAAACTTCAGATGGCAGCCAACAATTTTGTCGCAGCTGCTTCCAAACTGCCGAGAG CTcatggatgtttccctccatgtg GTATTCAGGGTGTAGATAAAGACTACAACTGCTCAAcatgcatgtacaacccctgtaATTATCCTCTCGACTGCCCAA TCCAAGATGTGGAAGTAATGGAGACAGACAGGACCAGAATGTGGTGCAACGTGCAGTTTCAGCTGCCTAAAGATATCATGGTGATCTGGAGGTTTGCACAAGGG GTGAAAACGCAAGTAACAGATGAATTTGAAGAGGTGACCGTAGGAACAGACAGACTCTATTCCATCCTTTTTGCCTATCCAGAGCAAGAGGGCACCTATCAGTGTGAAATCTACTCCCAAGACATTCCTATTGTCAAAGTCTACTTCTACGTTACAG TGACCCCCTCCCCGGCTGAAGCACGCCGCGAGGAGCTGCAGGAGCTGTTCGACCTGTATCTGCTCCCAGGAGGCCTTTTGGTCCCTGAGACTGATGACCCTCCCCAGCAGCCGCCCCTCTCGCCGGTGCTCCTCACCGCCTGTTTAACATCAGTGATGCTGCTGCTGTTTCTCTCCCTGGG GGCTCTCTTTCTGTTACCACCAGCAGGCAATATACATTTTGCTGAACAAGCAGGAGCAGATAAAAACATATAA